A DNA window from Moorella thermoacetica contains the following coding sequences:
- the murA gene encoding UDP-N-acetylglucosamine 1-carboxyvinyltransferase yields MEAIAIQGRARLRGRVAISGSKNAVLPIIAACLLTGDECYLEDIPRLADVDTMCGVIGELGARVYPEGINGLRISSGFLEKVEPPYEYVRRMRASFLVMGPLLARFGRVKVSLPGGCAIGARPIDLHLKGMAALGAKITVNKGNVEAEAGSRLKGAQVYLDFPSVGATENIMMAAALAEGTTTIENAAGEPEIVDLANFINAMGGRVTGAGTRVIKIEGVKELHGSRHAVIPDRVEAGTFMIAAAATGGDVLVENVIPTHLKAVMAKLAETGARLEEEEGGIRVRADLPLKAVDIKTMPYPGFPTDMQAQFMALLTTARGSSMVTETVFENRFMHVNELKRMGADIVIEGHCAVIKGKSKLIGAPVKATDLRAGAALVIAGLMAEGETTISCVHHIDRGYENLVGKLQALGAEVIRTEI; encoded by the coding sequence TTGGAGGCTATAGCTATTCAGGGCCGGGCGCGGTTGCGTGGCCGAGTGGCCATCAGCGGCTCCAAGAATGCCGTCCTGCCGATTATTGCGGCCTGCCTGCTGACTGGTGACGAGTGCTATCTGGAAGATATCCCCCGGCTGGCTGATGTTGATACCATGTGCGGAGTCATCGGTGAACTGGGCGCCAGGGTTTATCCTGAGGGGATAAATGGCCTGCGCATCAGTTCCGGCTTTTTAGAAAAGGTGGAACCCCCCTACGAATACGTCCGCCGCATGCGGGCCTCCTTTCTGGTCATGGGCCCCCTCTTGGCCCGTTTTGGGCGGGTAAAGGTTTCTCTGCCGGGAGGGTGCGCCATCGGTGCCCGACCCATTGACCTGCACCTGAAGGGTATGGCCGCCCTGGGGGCCAAGATTACTGTTAATAAAGGTAACGTTGAGGCCGAGGCTGGCAGCCGCCTGAAGGGAGCCCAGGTATACCTGGATTTCCCCAGTGTCGGAGCGACGGAGAATATCATGATGGCCGCCGCCCTGGCCGAGGGGACTACCACCATCGAAAACGCCGCCGGCGAACCGGAGATCGTTGACCTGGCCAACTTCATCAACGCCATGGGCGGCCGGGTCACAGGCGCCGGGACCAGGGTTATCAAAATCGAGGGGGTAAAGGAACTCCACGGCAGCCGTCATGCCGTTATCCCCGACCGGGTTGAAGCCGGCACCTTTATGATTGCCGCCGCCGCCACCGGCGGGGATGTTTTGGTGGAAAATGTAATCCCCACCCACCTGAAGGCGGTCATGGCCAAACTGGCCGAAACCGGCGCCCGGCTGGAAGAGGAAGAGGGCGGCATTCGGGTGCGGGCCGATCTACCCTTAAAGGCAGTTGACATCAAGACCATGCCCTATCCCGGCTTCCCGACGGACATGCAGGCCCAGTTCATGGCCCTCCTGACCACCGCCCGGGGGAGCAGCATGGTCACAGAGACCGTCTTTGAAAACCGCTTTATGCACGTCAACGAGCTGAAACGCATGGGGGCCGATATAGTCATAGAAGGCCATTGCGCCGTGATTAAAGGCAAGAGCAAGCTCATCGGGGCGCCCGTCAAGGCTACCGACCTGCGGGCCGGGGCGGCCCTGGTCATTGCCGGCCTCATGGCTGAGGGAGAAACAACCATCTCCTGCGTCCACCATATTGACCGCGGCTACGAAAACCTGGTCGGCAAGCTCCAGGCCCTGGGCGCTGAAGTTATCAGAACAGAAATTTAG
- a CDS encoding YwmB family TATA-box binding protein, whose product MFRSRFYSNKVTFKTLLLTLLLLSLVTGLAVGHNFLPRAARKPLTAAAVSAAKKDPPVPAASGDDTTPRLLFAAFNASGARLESMHLEAWGRLNTSFSDAGTVAGLARQAAGSLGLDPEAGLHRQDTEKFHGASWEGELQPGVKLYLSVQSLAGAGDDGETYLLIELDGEPRHGEGETVAWQEKVRAAFRPWQVDPHLTYGLTGVIPGKLTRTEREQRAGAVLAALEAKKVEGVEDEELLSISAYSARLPRSLAVAGGLEVNVNVALRFHATDGNTYLHLGSPLLGGEY is encoded by the coding sequence TTGTTCCGGTCACGTTTTTATAGCAATAAAGTTACTTTTAAAACCCTCCTCCTGACCTTATTGCTCCTCAGTCTGGTGACGGGTCTGGCCGTCGGCCACAACTTCCTGCCGCGGGCGGCCCGGAAGCCCCTGACAGCTGCAGCGGTTTCCGCGGCTAAGAAGGACCCGCCGGTTCCGGCCGCCTCCGGAGATGATACAACCCCGCGCCTGTTATTTGCTGCTTTCAACGCCAGCGGCGCCCGCCTGGAAAGCATGCATCTGGAAGCCTGGGGACGTTTAAACACCAGCTTTAGCGACGCGGGAACAGTCGCTGGCCTGGCCCGGCAGGCAGCGGGCAGCCTGGGTCTTGATCCGGAGGCCGGTTTGCATCGCCAGGATACGGAGAAATTTCATGGCGCCTCCTGGGAAGGGGAACTGCAGCCGGGGGTAAAGCTCTACCTCTCCGTTCAGAGCCTGGCCGGGGCCGGCGACGACGGTGAGACCTACCTTTTAATCGAACTGGATGGTGAACCCCGGCACGGGGAAGGGGAGACGGTCGCCTGGCAGGAGAAGGTGCGGGCGGCCTTCCGGCCCTGGCAGGTTGACCCTCACCTGACCTATGGCCTCACTGGTGTAATTCCCGGCAAGCTTACCAGAACAGAGCGGGAGCAGCGGGCCGGGGCCGTCCTGGCGGCCCTGGAAGCTAAAAAAGTAGAAGGAGTCGAGGATGAGGAACTCCTGAGCATCAGCGCCTACTCGGCCCGCCTGCCCCGTTCCCTGGCTGTTGCCGGCGGCCTCGAAGTAAACGTCAATGTTGCCCTGCGCTTTCATGCTACCGATGGGAACACATATTTACACCTCGGCTCACCCCTTTTAGGTGGCGAGTACTAA
- a CDS encoding F0F1 ATP synthase subunit epsilon has product MASLNLEIITPERVVLQAEAASVIAPGIQGYLGVLPEHAPLITPLQAGVVTCRRRERAEERVAVSGGFLEAGPDRVIILADTAERLEEIDVERARQARERAERRLRERPPGLDVARAEAALRRAVARLKAAGAI; this is encoded by the coding sequence ATGGCCTCCCTCAACCTGGAGATCATAACTCCCGAGCGGGTGGTCCTGCAGGCGGAAGCCGCCAGCGTCATAGCTCCAGGTATCCAGGGCTACCTGGGTGTCCTACCGGAGCACGCCCCTTTGATCACTCCCCTCCAGGCCGGGGTCGTCACCTGCCGCCGGCGGGAGAGAGCGGAGGAACGTGTGGCTGTTTCCGGCGGTTTCCTGGAAGCCGGCCCGGACCGGGTAATTATCCTGGCCGATACAGCCGAACGGTTGGAAGAGATCGACGTCGAACGGGCCCGGCAGGCGCGGGAGCGGGCCGAGCGGCGCTTGCGGGAGCGCCCCCCGGGCCTGGACGTCGCCAGGGCCGAGGCCGCCCTGCGGCGAGCCGTAGCCCGCTTGAAGGCCGCCGGAGCTATTTAA
- the atpD gene encoding F0F1 ATP synthase subunit beta, with translation MNEGQVVQVIGPVVDVEFASDRLPDLYNAITIKTDKINITMEAMQHLGNNTVRCVALSSTDGLQRGMKAVDTGQPITVPVGRATLGRLFNVLGEPIDNQGPVETTERLPIHRPAPSFEEQQPSTEVLETGIKVVDLLAPYAKGGKIGLFGGAGVGKTVLIMELIRNIAYEHGGFSVFSGVGERTREGNDLYLEMKESGVLEKTALVFGQMNEPPGARLRVGLTGLTMAEYFRDAEGQDVLLFIDNIFRFVQAGSEVSALLGRMPSAVGYQPTLATEMGALQERITSTKKGSITSVQAIYVPADDLTDPAPATTFAHLDATTVLSRQIAELGIYPAVDLLDSTSRILDPRVLGEEHYQVARGVQQVLQRYKELQDIIAILGMDELSEEDKLIVARARKIQRFLSQPFHVAEAFTGQPGVYVPLKETIRGFKEILEGRHDNLPEQAFYMVGTIDEAVKKGQELM, from the coding sequence TTGAACGAAGGACAGGTGGTCCAGGTTATTGGCCCGGTGGTTGACGTCGAATTCGCCAGCGACCGGCTGCCCGACCTGTATAACGCCATCACCATTAAAACCGATAAGATTAATATAACCATGGAGGCCATGCAGCACCTGGGCAACAACACCGTCCGCTGTGTGGCCCTCTCCTCGACCGACGGCCTGCAGCGAGGGATGAAGGCCGTTGACACCGGCCAGCCAATCACCGTACCGGTAGGCCGGGCTACCCTGGGACGGCTCTTTAACGTCCTGGGAGAACCCATTGACAACCAGGGACCGGTAGAAACCACCGAGAGGCTGCCCATTCACCGGCCGGCGCCCTCCTTTGAAGAGCAACAGCCTTCTACCGAGGTCCTGGAGACTGGCATCAAGGTGGTCGACCTCCTGGCGCCCTACGCCAAGGGCGGCAAGATCGGCCTCTTCGGCGGCGCCGGGGTCGGCAAGACGGTCCTCATCATGGAACTCATCCGCAACATCGCCTATGAACACGGCGGCTTTTCCGTCTTCAGCGGCGTGGGCGAGCGTACCCGCGAGGGTAACGACCTCTACCTGGAGATGAAGGAATCCGGGGTTCTCGAAAAGACGGCCCTGGTCTTTGGCCAGATGAACGAACCCCCGGGTGCCCGCCTGCGGGTGGGTCTTACAGGCCTGACTATGGCCGAGTACTTCCGGGACGCCGAGGGCCAGGACGTTCTCCTCTTCATCGACAATATCTTTCGCTTCGTGCAGGCCGGTTCCGAGGTTTCCGCCCTCCTGGGCCGGATGCCCTCGGCGGTGGGTTATCAGCCCACCCTGGCCACAGAGATGGGGGCCCTGCAGGAACGGATTACCTCCACGAAAAAGGGTTCCATCACCTCCGTGCAAGCTATCTATGTGCCGGCCGACGACCTGACCGACCCGGCCCCGGCGACGACCTTCGCCCATCTGGACGCCACCACGGTTCTGTCCCGGCAGATCGCTGAGCTGGGCATCTACCCGGCCGTCGACCTCCTGGACTCCACCTCCCGTATCCTGGACCCGCGCGTCCTGGGAGAAGAGCACTACCAGGTGGCCCGGGGCGTCCAGCAGGTACTGCAGCGTTATAAAGAACTTCAGGACATTATCGCCATCCTGGGAATGGATGAGCTGTCCGAAGAAGATAAACTCATAGTTGCCCGGGCACGCAAGATCCAGCGTTTCCTCTCCCAGCCCTTCCACGTAGCCGAGGCTTTTACCGGCCAGCCCGGGGTTTATGTGCCCCTGAAGGAAACCATTCGCGGTTTCAAAGAGATCCTGGAGGGCCGCCACGACAACCTCCCCGAGCAGGCCTTCTATATGGTCGGGACCATCGACGAAGCCGTCAAGAAGGGCCAGGAGTTGATGTAG
- the atpG gene encoding ATP synthase F1 subunit gamma, translating into MAHMRDLKRRIRSVQSTQHITRAMKMVAAAKLRKAQAQVTAARPYAAKLEEVVGRLMAAVDPETQPLAATREVKKAGYVLITADRGLAGGYNANLIRLTEERLREEGRPAALVAVGRKGRDFFRRRPVEIVKSFTDIGDNPELIQARELARQLVTMYLEGTLDEVNLIYTRFYSAIRQVPMVERLLPIATPREKKDTGDYIYEPSPEAVLRVLLPRYCEIKVYRALLEAKASEHGARMTAMDNATKNAAEMIDKFTLSFNRARQAAITNEIVEIVAGADALK; encoded by the coding sequence ATGGCCCACATGCGTGACCTGAAGCGCCGCATCCGCAGTGTCCAGAGTACCCAGCATATTACCAGGGCCATGAAGATGGTAGCTGCCGCCAAGCTGCGCAAGGCCCAGGCCCAGGTCACGGCAGCCCGGCCCTATGCCGCCAAGCTGGAGGAAGTCGTGGGACGCCTGATGGCGGCCGTGGATCCGGAAACCCAGCCCCTGGCCGCCACCCGGGAGGTAAAAAAAGCCGGCTATGTCCTGATAACCGCTGACCGGGGCCTGGCCGGGGGTTATAACGCCAACCTCATCCGGCTGACGGAGGAACGCCTGCGGGAGGAAGGCCGTCCCGCTGCCCTGGTAGCCGTGGGCCGCAAGGGCCGGGACTTTTTCCGCCGCCGGCCGGTGGAGATAGTCAAATCCTTCACCGACATAGGCGATAACCCGGAACTCATCCAGGCCCGGGAACTGGCCCGCCAGCTGGTGACCATGTACCTGGAGGGTACCCTGGACGAGGTTAACCTGATCTATACCCGTTTCTATTCGGCCATCCGCCAGGTACCCATGGTTGAGCGGTTGCTGCCCATCGCTACCCCCCGGGAAAAGAAGGATACCGGCGATTATATCTATGAACCCTCACCGGAGGCCGTCCTGCGGGTCCTCCTGCCCCGGTACTGCGAGATCAAGGTCTACCGGGCCCTCCTGGAGGCCAAGGCCAGCGAGCACGGCGCCCGGATGACGGCCATGGATAACGCCACCAAGAATGCTGCCGAGATGATTGACAAATTCACCCTATCCTTCAACCGCGCCCGCCAGGCGGCCATCACCAACGAGATCGTGGAGATCGTCGCCGGGGCAGATGCTTTGAAGTAA
- the atpA gene encoding F0F1 ATP synthase subunit alpha, whose amino-acid sequence MSIRPDEITSILKNQIEQYQLEVEMAEVGTVTQVGDGIARIYGLDRAMAGELLEFPGDIYGMVLNLEEDNVGAVILGPYTHIKEGDQVKRTGRIVEVPVGEALIGRVVNAMGQPIDGKGPIQTDKFRPVESPAPGVVYRQPVNTPLQTGLKAIDSMVPIGRGQRELIIGDRQTGKTAIAVDTIINQKGQNVICIYVAIGQKASTVAGVVQRLEEAGAMEYTIVVMATASEPAPMLYIAPYAGCTMGEYFMYEQHRDVLCVYDDLSKHAAAYRELSLLLRRPPGREAYPGDVFYLHSRLLERAARLNDSLGGGSLTALPVIETQAGDVSAYIPTNVISITDGQIFLESDLFYAGQRPAINVGLSVSRVGGAAQIKAMKQVAGRLRLDLAQYRELAAFAQFGSDLDKATQARLARGERMMEILKQDQYQPMPVEEQVVVLYAAVNGFLDDLPVARVRAFEKDFLRFLRNERPEVLAGIREKRQLDDNLQEQLKKSIEDFKGSFTAAGES is encoded by the coding sequence TTGAGCATTCGACCCGACGAGATAACCAGTATTTTAAAGAACCAGATTGAACAATACCAGCTGGAAGTAGAAATGGCCGAGGTGGGAACCGTTACCCAGGTCGGTGACGGTATCGCCCGCATCTACGGCCTGGACCGGGCCATGGCCGGCGAGCTGCTGGAGTTCCCCGGCGATATCTATGGCATGGTCCTGAACCTGGAAGAAGATAACGTCGGCGCCGTTATCCTCGGTCCCTATACCCATATCAAAGAGGGCGACCAGGTCAAACGTACCGGGCGTATTGTCGAGGTGCCGGTGGGCGAAGCCCTCATCGGCCGGGTGGTCAACGCCATGGGCCAGCCCATAGACGGCAAGGGGCCTATCCAGACGGATAAATTCCGCCCGGTGGAATCCCCGGCGCCGGGCGTGGTCTACCGCCAGCCGGTCAATACTCCCTTACAAACGGGCCTCAAGGCCATTGACTCCATGGTCCCCATCGGCCGCGGTCAGCGGGAGCTGATTATCGGTGACCGCCAGACGGGGAAGACGGCCATTGCCGTGGACACCATCATCAACCAAAAGGGGCAGAACGTTATCTGCATCTATGTGGCCATCGGCCAGAAGGCTTCTACAGTGGCGGGCGTAGTCCAGCGTCTGGAAGAGGCCGGAGCTATGGAATATACCATCGTCGTTATGGCTACAGCCAGCGAACCGGCGCCCATGCTCTACATTGCCCCCTACGCCGGCTGCACCATGGGCGAATACTTTATGTATGAGCAGCACCGGGACGTTCTCTGCGTTTATGACGACCTTTCCAAGCACGCAGCAGCCTACCGGGAACTCTCCCTGCTTCTGCGGCGGCCGCCGGGCCGTGAGGCTTACCCCGGGGATGTCTTCTATCTCCACTCCCGGTTGCTGGAGCGGGCCGCCCGCCTGAACGACTCCCTGGGTGGCGGTTCCCTCACTGCCCTGCCGGTCATTGAGACCCAGGCTGGCGATGTCTCCGCTTACATTCCGACCAATGTTATCTCCATCACCGACGGCCAGATCTTCCTGGAGTCTGATCTCTTCTATGCCGGCCAGCGTCCGGCCATTAACGTCGGCCTCTCGGTATCCCGGGTGGGCGGCGCCGCCCAGATCAAGGCCATGAAACAGGTGGCCGGCCGCCTGCGCCTGGACCTGGCCCAGTACCGCGAGCTGGCGGCCTTCGCCCAGTTCGGTTCCGACCTGGATAAAGCCACCCAGGCGAGATTGGCCCGGGGCGAGCGCATGATGGAGATTTTGAAACAAGACCAGTACCAACCCATGCCCGTCGAAGAACAGGTGGTCGTCCTCTATGCTGCCGTCAATGGCTTCCTGGACGACCTGCCTGTAGCCCGGGTGCGCGCCTTTGAAAAGGACTTCCTGCGCTTCCTCCGCAACGAGAGGCCTGAGGTCCTGGCCGGCATCCGCGAAAAACGCCAGCTGGACGATAACCTCCAGGAACAACTGAAAAAGAGCATTGAAGACTTCAAAGGCAGCTTTACCGCTGCCGGAGAATCATAA
- the atpH gene encoding ATP synthase F1 subunit delta has product MSEQNVARRYARALFNIAREQGTAGEFANGLEEVSRTLAENSDFRRVLYHQLIPVREKQKLIDTIFPDINPLLKNFLHLVLAKGRERALPEMAAQFRRLVDQAENILPVEVTSAITLREDILAGLKERLAGITRRNIRLSSRVNPELIGGVVIRLGDRVLDVSVKKKLELLGEHLKRA; this is encoded by the coding sequence ATGAGTGAGCAGAACGTAGCCAGGCGCTATGCCCGCGCCCTTTTTAATATTGCCCGGGAGCAGGGTACAGCCGGCGAATTTGCCAACGGCCTGGAGGAGGTCAGCCGTACCCTGGCTGAAAACAGTGACTTCCGCCGGGTACTCTACCACCAGTTGATCCCCGTGCGGGAGAAACAGAAACTCATCGATACCATCTTTCCCGACATTAACCCGCTCTTAAAGAACTTCCTCCACCTGGTCCTGGCCAAGGGCCGGGAGCGGGCGCTGCCGGAGATGGCCGCCCAGTTCCGCCGCCTGGTGGACCAGGCCGAAAACATCCTGCCCGTGGAGGTCACCTCGGCCATTACCCTGCGGGAGGATATCCTGGCTGGCCTGAAGGAACGCCTGGCCGGAATTACCAGGAGGAATATCCGACTCTCCAGCCGGGTCAACCCGGAGTTAATCGGCGGGGTGGTCATCCGCCTGGGGGACCGCGTCCTGGATGTCAGCGTCAAGAAAAAGCTGGAACTCCTGGGTGAACACCTGAAACGGGCTTGA
- the atpF gene encoding F0F1 ATP synthase subunit B yields MQAIFQALNFNPWTFLFQTLNLLVVMGLLYVFLYKPLGKVLADREARIEGNLNDAAAAREKAENILAEYRQQLQGARQEAQAILDRATKMAEETRAEIINRAREEAERTLAQARREIEGEKSKALAAIRSEAASLAILAAGKVLERSLTPDDQERLAREAIAEVERLQ; encoded by the coding sequence TTGCAGGCGATTTTCCAGGCCCTGAATTTTAATCCCTGGACCTTTTTATTTCAGACCTTAAATTTGCTTGTGGTTATGGGGTTACTGTATGTATTCCTGTATAAGCCCCTGGGCAAGGTCCTGGCCGACCGCGAGGCCAGGATTGAGGGCAACCTGAACGACGCGGCGGCAGCCAGGGAAAAGGCGGAAAACATCCTCGCCGAATACCGGCAACAGCTCCAGGGCGCCCGCCAGGAAGCCCAGGCCATCCTGGACAGGGCTACGAAGATGGCCGAAGAAACCCGGGCGGAGATTATTAACCGGGCCCGGGAAGAAGCCGAACGGACCCTGGCACAGGCCCGGAGGGAGATTGAGGGTGAGAAGAGCAAGGCCCTGGCAGCCATTCGCAGCGAAGCCGCCAGCTTGGCGATCCTGGCAGCCGGCAAGGTCCTGGAGCGTTCCCTGACTCCCGATGACCAGGAACGGCTGGCCCGGGAAGCCATTGCCGAGGTGGAGCGACTGCAATGA
- the atpE gene encoding ATP synthase F0 subunit C — translation MATIGFIGVGLAIGLAALGSGLGQGIASRGALEGMARQPEASGDIRTTLLLALAFMEALTLFSFVIAILMWTKL, via the coding sequence ATGGCAACAATAGGTTTTATCGGTGTCGGCCTGGCTATAGGCCTGGCAGCTTTGGGTTCGGGCCTTGGCCAGGGTATTGCTTCCCGGGGAGCGCTGGAGGGTATGGCCCGCCAGCCGGAGGCCAGCGGTGACATCCGGACGACCCTGCTCCTGGCCCTGGCCTTTATGGAAGCCTTAACGCTCTTCTCTTTCGTTATTGCAATCCTCATGTGGACCAAACTCTAA
- the atpB gene encoding F0F1 ATP synthase subunit A, with the protein MGLRALGEIMTHVRPVEIFHLGPIPIYSTVVNTWIIMILLLAGIFLATRKLSFIPRGAQHVLEMFLEFFYGLLEEIIGKEGRRYLPLVATLFIFILSLNLSWFIPGMKPPTMDLSTTAAFAVTTIILVQIFGIRKLGLRGYICHFFQPAPFLFPLNVIEELVKPVSLSLRLFGNLFGEEMVVTILFLMIPFLLPTPIMLLGVLMGTIQAFVFTLLTITYIANFVHGH; encoded by the coding sequence TTGGGACTTCGGGCTCTGGGCGAGATCATGACCCATGTCCGCCCGGTTGAAATCTTTCACCTGGGACCTATCCCCATCTATTCTACGGTGGTCAACACCTGGATTATTATGATCCTGCTGCTGGCCGGGATCTTCCTGGCGACCAGGAAACTCAGTTTTATCCCGCGGGGGGCCCAGCATGTCCTGGAGATGTTCCTGGAGTTCTTCTACGGGCTCCTGGAAGAAATCATAGGCAAAGAAGGGCGGCGTTATCTCCCTCTGGTTGCTACCCTCTTTATCTTTATTTTAAGCCTGAATCTATCATGGTTTATCCCGGGGATGAAACCGCCTACCATGGACCTCTCCACCACGGCGGCCTTTGCGGTGACGACCATTATCCTGGTCCAGATTTTCGGCATCCGCAAACTGGGGCTGCGGGGGTACATCTGCCATTTTTTCCAGCCGGCGCCATTTCTTTTTCCTTTAAACGTTATCGAAGAACTGGTCAAACCGGTATCCCTTTCCCTCCGTCTTTTCGGCAATTTGTTTGGCGAAGAGATGGTGGTTACCATTTTATTTCTGATGATACCCTTCCTGTTGCCGACCCCCATTATGCTTCTGGGGGTTCTGATGGGTACCATCCAGGCTTTTGTATTTACCCTGTTGACTATTACCTATATCGCCAACTTTGTCCACGGGCACTGA